One window from the genome of Pseudonocardia hierapolitana encodes:
- a CDS encoding NCS1 family nucleobase:cation symporter-1, translating into MTDSLTHSDATEPDSPGRPHYDPRLTNEDLAPLREQRWGSYNFFAFWMSDVHSVGGYVTAGSLFALGLAAWQVLVALLIGISIVYLLCNLVARPSQATGTPYPVISRVAFGVLGANIPAIIRGLIAVAWYGIQTYLASASLVVVALKLWPYVAPYADAEAYGFAGLSLLGWGAFLAMWVLQAAVFWNGMEAIRKFIDFCGPAVYVVMFLLAGYLVIEAGWDAIDLNLVEVSITGWASVPVMLTAIALVVSYFSGPMLNYGDFARYGRAFAAVKRGNFLGLPVNFLAFALLTVITTAATLPVFGELITDPVETVARLDNTYAVVLGALTFMIATIGINIVANFVSPAFDFSNVAPQRISWRAGGMIAAVGSVLITPWNLYSSPEVIHYTLDTLGAFIGPLYGVLIADYYLVKKRHVVVDDLYTMRPDGTYHYRGGYNPVAIGATAVGATVAMLVVFLGSADAAAFSWFIGAGLAFAGYLAISRRA; encoded by the coding sequence ATGACCGATTCCCTCACCCACTCCGACGCGACTGAGCCCGATTCTCCGGGCCGTCCCCACTACGACCCCCGCCTCACGAACGAGGACCTGGCGCCGCTGCGGGAGCAGCGCTGGGGCTCGTACAACTTCTTCGCGTTCTGGATGTCCGACGTGCACAGCGTCGGCGGCTACGTCACGGCGGGCAGCCTGTTCGCGCTCGGGCTCGCCGCCTGGCAGGTCCTCGTCGCGCTGCTGATCGGGATCTCGATCGTCTACCTGCTGTGCAACCTGGTGGCGCGGCCGAGCCAGGCCACCGGCACCCCGTACCCGGTGATCTCCCGGGTGGCGTTCGGCGTGCTCGGCGCGAACATCCCGGCGATCATCCGCGGCCTCATCGCCGTGGCCTGGTACGGGATCCAGACCTACCTCGCGTCGGCGTCACTCGTGGTCGTCGCGCTGAAGCTGTGGCCGTACGTCGCGCCCTATGCCGACGCCGAGGCGTACGGGTTCGCCGGCCTCTCGCTGCTCGGCTGGGGTGCGTTCCTCGCGATGTGGGTGCTGCAGGCCGCGGTGTTCTGGAACGGGATGGAGGCCATCCGCAAGTTCATCGACTTCTGTGGCCCCGCGGTCTACGTGGTGATGTTCCTGCTCGCCGGCTACCTCGTGATCGAGGCGGGCTGGGATGCGATCGACCTGAACCTGGTGGAGGTCAGCATCACCGGGTGGGCCTCGGTGCCGGTGATGCTCACGGCGATCGCGCTCGTCGTGTCCTACTTCTCCGGGCCGATGCTCAACTACGGCGACTTCGCCCGCTACGGGCGCGCGTTCGCCGCCGTCAAACGGGGCAACTTCCTCGGGCTCCCCGTGAACTTCCTGGCTTTCGCACTGCTCACGGTCATCACCACGGCGGCCACCCTGCCCGTCTTCGGCGAGCTGATCACCGACCCGGTCGAGACGGTGGCGCGGCTGGACAACACCTACGCCGTGGTGCTCGGCGCGCTGACGTTCATGATCGCGACGATCGGGATCAACATCGTCGCGAACTTCGTCTCGCCCGCCTTCGACTTCTCCAACGTCGCGCCGCAGCGGATCAGCTGGCGCGCCGGCGGGATGATCGCCGCCGTCGGCTCGGTGCTGATCACACCGTGGAACCTCTACTCCAGCCCCGAGGTCATCCACTACACGCTCGACACGCTCGGCGCCTTCATCGGCCCGCTCTACGGCGTGCTCATCGCCGACTACTACCTGGTGAAGAAGCGACACGTGGTGGTCGACGACCTGTACACGATGCGCCCGGACGGCACCTACCACTACCGGGGCGGTTACAACCCGGTGGCGATCGGCGCCACAGCGGTGGGCGCGACCGTCGCCATGCTCGTGGTGTTCCTCGGCTCCGCCGACGCCGCCGCGTTCAGCTGGTTCATCGGCGCCGGGCTCGCGTTCGCCGGGTACCTGGCGATCTCCAGGCGGGCCTAG
- a CDS encoding GntR family transcriptional regulator: protein MTGHGPRRRLPDDVSTFVAELSRSRRTGAPEAVLDELRRVILAGDAPPGLAIPCDEVAALFEVSVIPVREALKTLVGEGLVEHRRRGGYTVACLTPAELDELYVVRGVLEQAALAAAVAQADGADHAGAREAHHALAAAIEDGDVRRYNRESRRFHLALVAPAGMHRLQAMLESAWNLTEPYQPMAQVPLAERRALHAEHEQMLAAFVAGDAETLRERAAAHHEHLRRTVSGTADGVRP, encoded by the coding sequence ATGACCGGTCACGGGCCCCGGCGCCGCCTGCCGGACGACGTCTCCACGTTCGTGGCGGAGCTGTCGCGGTCGCGCCGCACCGGCGCGCCGGAGGCGGTGCTCGACGAGCTGCGCCGCGTGATCCTCGCCGGCGACGCCCCTCCCGGCCTCGCGATCCCCTGCGACGAGGTGGCGGCGCTGTTCGAGGTCAGCGTGATCCCGGTGCGCGAGGCCTTGAAGACGCTGGTCGGCGAGGGCCTGGTGGAACACCGGCGGCGCGGCGGCTACACCGTGGCGTGCCTGACCCCGGCCGAGCTCGACGAGCTGTACGTGGTGCGCGGCGTGCTGGAGCAGGCCGCACTGGCGGCGGCCGTCGCGCAGGCGGACGGCGCGGACCACGCCGGTGCCCGGGAGGCCCACCACGCGCTCGCCGCCGCCATCGAGGACGGCGACGTGCGGCGCTACAACCGCGAGAGCCGCCGGTTCCACCTCGCGCTCGTCGCCCCGGCTGGGATGCACCGGTTGCAGGCGATGCTGGAGTCGGCGTGGAACCTCACCGAGCCGTACCAGCCGATGGCGCAGGTGCCGCTCGCGGAGCGGCGCGCCCTGCACGCCGAGCACGAGCAGATGCTGGCGGCGTTCGTGGCAGGCGACGCGGAGACGCTGCGGGAGCGGGCCGCGGCCCACCACGAGCACCTGCGCCGGACGGTGTCGGGCACAGCCGACGGCGTGCGGCCATAG
- a CDS encoding lysophospholipid acyltransferase family protein: MHLLVRWLLAPLARFIYRPVVHGAEWVPRKGAVILASNHRAAVDTAVIALTAGRPVSFLGKAEYFVRSGLRGRALASFLSALGYVPVDRANAKAGLAALHAAREVLDGGGAFAIYPEGTRSLDGRLHRGHTGVASLALATGAPVVPVGLIGTERVQPVGKRFPRPYRVVVRFGQPLDFSRYEGLEGSNAIRRAVTDEVMDAIARLSHQEYVDTYHERPAA; encoded by the coding sequence GTGCATCTGCTCGTGCGCTGGTTGCTCGCCCCGCTCGCCAGGTTCATCTACCGCCCGGTGGTGCACGGCGCGGAGTGGGTGCCGCGGAAGGGCGCGGTGATCCTCGCGTCCAACCACCGCGCCGCCGTCGACACCGCGGTGATCGCGTTGACGGCCGGGCGGCCGGTGTCCTTCCTGGGCAAGGCGGAGTACTTCGTCCGCAGTGGCCTGCGCGGCCGCGCGCTGGCGTCGTTCCTGTCGGCGCTGGGGTACGTACCCGTCGACCGCGCGAACGCCAAGGCGGGGCTGGCGGCCCTGCACGCGGCGCGCGAGGTGCTCGACGGAGGCGGTGCGTTCGCGATCTACCCCGAGGGCACGCGGTCGCTCGACGGCCGGTTGCACCGCGGGCACACCGGTGTGGCCAGCCTCGCGCTCGCCACCGGCGCACCGGTCGTGCCGGTCGGGCTGATCGGCACCGAGCGGGTGCAGCCGGTGGGCAAGCGGTTCCCCCGGCCGTACCGGGTGGTCGTCCGGTTCGGGCAGCCGCTCGACTTCAGCCGGTACGAGGGCCTGGAGGGCTCCAACGCCATCCGCCGCGCCGTCACCGACGAGGTGATGGACGCGATCGCACGGCTGTCGCACCAGGAGTACGTCGACACCTACCACGAACGTCCGGCGGCCTAG
- the ureG gene encoding urease accessory protein UreG — protein MSTSHGHGHDHLISLDPTESEPDRHEPLEPRGRAVRIGIGGPVGSGKTALVAALARALGERLNLAVVTNDIYTTEDADFLRRNAVLAPERIEAVQTGCCPHTAIRDDITANLDAIELLEERFGDLDLVLVESGGDNLTAVFSRGLVDRQIFVVDVAGGDKVPRKGGPGVTTADLLVINKIDLAPLVGADLDVMTSDAHRMRGELPVIAQSLVADPAATEVAEWVLAQVATVSTPV, from the coding sequence ATGAGCACTAGTCATGGTCATGGCCACGATCACCTGATCAGTCTCGACCCGACAGAGTCGGAGCCCGACCGGCACGAACCGCTGGAGCCGCGCGGTCGCGCGGTGCGGATCGGCATCGGCGGGCCCGTCGGCAGCGGCAAGACCGCGCTGGTGGCGGCCCTGGCCCGCGCGCTGGGCGAGCGGCTGAACCTCGCCGTCGTGACCAACGACATCTACACCACCGAGGACGCCGACTTCCTGCGTCGCAACGCGGTGCTCGCGCCCGAGCGGATCGAGGCCGTGCAGACCGGCTGCTGCCCGCACACCGCGATCCGCGACGACATCACCGCCAACCTCGACGCGATCGAGCTGCTCGAGGAGCGGTTCGGCGACCTCGACCTGGTGCTGGTCGAGAGCGGCGGCGACAACCTCACCGCGGTGTTCAGCCGCGGGCTGGTGGACCGGCAGATCTTCGTGGTGGACGTGGCAGGCGGGGACAAGGTGCCGCGCAAGGGCGGGCCGGGGGTCACCACCGCCGACCTGCTCGTGATCAACAAGATCGATCTCGCCCCGCTCGTCGGCGCCGACCTGGACGTCATGACCTCGGACGCGCACCGCATGCGCGGCGAGCTGCCCGTGATCGCGCAGTCGCTGGTGGCCGACCCGGCCGCCACGGAGGTCGCCGAGTGGGTCCTCGCCCAGGTGGCGACCGTCAGCACCCCGGTCTAG
- the fbaA gene encoding class II fructose-bisphosphate aldolase — protein sequence MPIATPEIYNEMLDKAKSGEFAYPAINVTSSETLNAALRGFAEAESDGIVQFSTGGAEFASGGKVKDMVTGAVALAEFAHVVAEKYPVNIALHTDHCPKDKLDTYVRPLIAISRERVDRGENPLFQSHMWDGSATELHENLRIAAELLDSAVKAKIILEVEIGVVGGEEDGVANDINEKLYTAPGDYEATVEALGGGEKGRYLLAATFGNVHGVYKPGNVKLRPEILKQGQEVATAKLGLAEGSKPLDLVFHGGSGSLLEEIHEAVSYGVVKMNIDTDTQYAFTRPIAAHMFTNYDGVLKIDGEVGNKKVYDPRSYMKAAEAGMAARVTHACENLKSTGTTLR from the coding sequence GTGCCGATCGCCACCCCCGAGATCTACAACGAGATGCTGGACAAGGCCAAGAGCGGTGAGTTCGCCTACCCGGCCATCAACGTCACGAGCTCGGAGACGCTGAACGCCGCGCTGCGTGGCTTCGCCGAGGCGGAGAGCGACGGCATCGTGCAGTTCTCCACCGGCGGGGCGGAGTTCGCCTCCGGCGGCAAGGTCAAGGACATGGTCACGGGCGCCGTGGCGCTCGCCGAGTTCGCGCACGTGGTGGCCGAGAAATACCCGGTCAACATCGCGCTGCACACCGACCACTGCCCCAAGGACAAGCTCGACACCTACGTCCGCCCGCTGATCGCGATCAGCCGGGAGCGGGTCGACCGGGGCGAGAACCCGCTGTTCCAGTCGCACATGTGGGACGGCTCCGCCACCGAGCTGCACGAGAACCTGCGGATCGCCGCCGAGCTGCTCGACAGCGCGGTCAAGGCGAAGATCATCCTCGAGGTGGAGATCGGCGTCGTGGGCGGTGAGGAGGACGGCGTCGCCAACGACATCAACGAGAAGCTCTACACCGCGCCCGGCGACTACGAGGCCACGGTGGAGGCGCTCGGCGGCGGGGAGAAGGGTCGCTACCTGCTCGCGGCCACGTTCGGCAACGTCCACGGCGTCTACAAGCCGGGCAACGTCAAGCTCCGCCCGGAGATCCTCAAGCAGGGCCAGGAGGTCGCCACCGCCAAGCTGGGGCTGGCGGAGGGCTCGAAGCCGCTCGACCTGGTCTTCCACGGCGGGTCCGGCTCGCTGCTCGAGGAGATCCACGAGGCCGTGAGCTACGGCGTCGTGAAGATGAACATCGACACCGACACCCAGTACGCGTTCACGCGCCCGATCGCCGCGCACATGTTCACCAACTACGACGGCGTGCTCAAGATCGACGGCGAGGTGGGCAACAAGAAGGTCTACGACCCGCGCTCGTACATGAAGGCCGCCGAGGCCGGGATGGCCGCGCGGGTGACGCACGCCTGCGAGAACCTCAAGTCGACGGGCACCACGCTGCGATGA
- a CDS encoding DUF3151 domain-containing protein — translation MSLQGNLLGPEPTLLPVDPAAAELDRGTDAAQVAAAHPTSSLAWAVLAEGALAAGETITGYAYARTGYHRGLDQLRRSGWKGFGPVPWSHEPNRGFLRALAALHKAAAAIGETDEAERCRVFLSDSDPEAAAALGLG, via the coding sequence ATGAGTCTTCAGGGGAACCTGCTCGGGCCGGAGCCGACGCTGCTGCCGGTCGACCCGGCCGCCGCCGAGCTGGACCGGGGCACCGACGCCGCGCAGGTCGCGGCGGCACACCCGACGTCGAGCCTCGCATGGGCGGTGCTCGCCGAAGGCGCGCTCGCCGCCGGGGAGACGATCACCGGGTACGCCTACGCCCGCACCGGCTACCACCGGGGGCTCGACCAGCTGCGCCGCTCGGGGTGGAAGGGGTTCGGCCCGGTGCCGTGGTCGCACGAGCCGAACCGGGGCTTCCTGCGGGCACTGGCCGCCCTCCACAAGGCCGCCGCGGCGATCGGGGAGACCGACGAGGCGGAACGCTGCCGTGTCTTCCTCTCCGACTCCGACCCCGAGGCGGCGGCCGCGCTCGGCCTCGGCTGA
- a CDS encoding urease accessory protein UreF — protein sequence MSSLAALTLADARFPGGGHVHSGGLEEAVARGLVTGVADLAPFLHGRLRTAGLVAAAFAAAAVATARGAGDPFAVLDAELDARTPAAAQREASRAQGRAALRAARVAWPSPVLDTLVAAAARPHHPLLVGAVIGIDGGSPAEAAQCAAYLALSGPASAAVRLLGLDPFAVNAAVVALRPALDAVVAEAAASRPADRLPAPGAPVLDLMAQAHVRQHREQVRLFVS from the coding sequence ATGAGCTCGCTCGCCGCCCTCACCCTCGCCGACGCCCGCTTCCCCGGGGGCGGCCACGTGCACTCCGGCGGGCTGGAGGAGGCCGTCGCCCGCGGGCTCGTCACGGGCGTGGCCGACCTGGCGCCGTTCCTGCACGGCCGGCTGCGGACGGCCGGGCTGGTCGCGGCCGCGTTCGCCGCCGCGGCGGTCGCGACCGCCCGCGGCGCCGGGGACCCGTTCGCCGTCCTCGACGCGGAGCTGGACGCCAGGACGCCTGCCGCCGCCCAGCGCGAGGCGTCCCGGGCCCAGGGCCGGGCCGCCCTGCGCGCGGCACGCGTGGCATGGCCGTCGCCGGTGCTGGACACGCTCGTGGCCGCAGCGGCCCGGCCGCACCATCCGCTGCTGGTCGGGGCCGTGATCGGAATCGACGGCGGGAGCCCGGCAGAGGCCGCGCAGTGTGCCGCCTACCTCGCCCTGAGCGGGCCGGCGTCGGCCGCCGTGCGGCTGCTCGGCCTGGACCCGTTCGCCGTCAACGCCGCGGTGGTCGCGCTGCGGCCCGCGCTCGACGCGGTCGTCGCCGAGGCGGCCGCGTCCCGGCCTGCCGACCGGCTGCCTGCGCCCGGCGCGCCGGTGCTCGACCTCATGGCCCAGGCCCACGTTCGTCAACACCGGGAGCAGGTGCGTCTCTTTGTCAGCTGA
- a CDS encoding urease accessory protein UreD, whose translation MRGRARVVVELGPDGRSVVRELRSQPPLALLPQRGAAAARSPVATVHMVGSATSPLGGDDVALDVEVGPGADLVLTGVAAALALPGQTGRPSRLVIRLLVADGAGLQFLPEPTVVTRRADHHGELHVGLGAGSRLRCREVLVAGRSGEASGRFRGLVRVRDGARPLLVQEQELGDAALQASPAHLAGRRVLGTEVLVWGEDPAEAVAGGWWSLSPLPGRGSLATAVGSDAVSAQRALADAVAAHPGWSAGVVGDQPAVR comes from the coding sequence GTGCGAGGGAGGGCACGCGTCGTCGTCGAGCTCGGCCCGGACGGGCGCAGCGTCGTACGGGAGCTGCGCTCGCAGCCTCCGTTGGCGCTGCTGCCCCAGCGGGGCGCCGCGGCCGCACGTTCGCCGGTGGCCACCGTGCACATGGTCGGCTCGGCCACGAGCCCGCTGGGCGGCGACGACGTGGCCCTCGACGTCGAGGTCGGGCCGGGCGCCGACCTCGTGCTCACCGGGGTGGCCGCAGCACTGGCGCTGCCCGGGCAGACCGGCAGGCCCAGCCGCCTCGTGATCCGGTTGCTGGTGGCCGACGGCGCCGGGCTGCAGTTCCTCCCCGAACCGACCGTGGTCACGCGGCGCGCCGACCACCACGGCGAGCTGCACGTCGGGCTCGGCGCCGGGTCGCGGCTGCGGTGCCGGGAGGTGCTGGTGGCGGGCCGCAGCGGCGAGGCGTCCGGCCGGTTCCGCGGGCTCGTCCGCGTGCGGGACGGGGCCCGGCCGCTGCTCGTGCAGGAGCAGGAGCTGGGCGACGCCGCGCTCCAGGCCTCACCCGCGCACCTGGCGGGCCGGCGGGTGCTGGGCACCGAGGTGCTCGTGTGGGGGGAGGACCCTGCTGAGGCGGTGGCCGGGGGCTGGTGGTCGCTCAGCCCGCTGCCCGGCCGGGGCAGCCTGGCCACGGCCGTCGGCAGCGACGCGGTCTCCGCGCAGCGCGCGCTCGCCGATGCCGTTGCCGCCCACCCCGGCTGGTCGGCGGGCGTGGTCGGCGACCAGCCGGCCGTACGGTGA
- a CDS encoding FUSC family protein: MVPTARLGTRLAAGSRRLQLSALPIAQCAVAAGGAWFVANDLVGHARPFFAPIAAVISLGVSLGSRLRRVAELVVGVSLGVLVGDLLISVIGSGTWQITLVVALAMAVAVFTDGATLLVAQAGASAVLVATLLPPGDAGGFDRCIDALIGGTVGLLVAAVLPSDPVGPVRRESRALLDELAAVLVETAEALRKRDAEGASAALARARASQPLIDELRGALRGGHEVTRVSPLLRRRRRELARFAELAERADYAMRNARVLVRRTYTALCDDEPAAPELADVLNELANAVRTLTAQLGRDGDREQAREPVIDVVRHVRAIAGTFTPGPSEVVIVAQARSIALDLLQATGLPRQEALAAMRGDQDED; encoded by the coding sequence GTGGTGCCCACGGCCCGGCTGGGCACCCGGCTCGCGGCCGGAAGCCGCAGGCTGCAGCTGTCCGCCCTGCCGATCGCGCAGTGCGCCGTCGCCGCGGGCGGCGCGTGGTTCGTCGCGAACGACCTGGTCGGGCACGCCCGCCCGTTCTTCGCGCCGATCGCCGCGGTGATCAGCCTCGGGGTCTCGCTGGGCAGCCGCCTGCGCCGGGTGGCCGAGCTGGTCGTCGGGGTGAGCCTCGGCGTGCTCGTCGGTGACCTGCTGATCTCCGTGATCGGCAGCGGCACGTGGCAGATCACGCTCGTGGTCGCGCTCGCCATGGCCGTGGCAGTGTTCACCGACGGGGCCACCCTGCTCGTCGCCCAAGCGGGCGCGTCCGCCGTGCTCGTGGCCACCCTCCTGCCACCGGGCGACGCCGGTGGCTTCGACCGCTGCATCGACGCCTTGATCGGCGGAACCGTCGGTCTCCTCGTGGCCGCCGTGCTGCCGTCGGACCCGGTGGGCCCGGTCCGCCGCGAGTCGCGGGCCCTGCTCGACGAGCTCGCCGCCGTGCTCGTCGAGACCGCGGAGGCGCTGCGGAAGCGCGACGCCGAGGGCGCGTCCGCCGCGCTGGCGAGGGCCAGGGCCAGCCAGCCGCTCATCGACGAGTTGCGCGGCGCGCTGCGGGGCGGCCACGAGGTCACCCGGGTCTCCCCGCTGCTGCGCCGTCGCCGCCGGGAGCTCGCCCGGTTCGCGGAGCTCGCCGAGCGCGCCGACTACGCCATGCGCAACGCCCGCGTGCTCGTGCGCCGCACCTACACCGCGCTCTGCGACGACGAGCCCGCCGCGCCCGAGCTCGCCGACGTCCTGAACGAGCTGGCCAATGCCGTCCGGACGCTCACCGCGCAGCTGGGACGCGACGGAGACCGGGAGCAGGCCCGCGAACCCGTGATCGACGTCGTGCGGCACGTGCGGGCCATCGCCGGCACGTTCACGCCCGGCCCGTCGGAGGTCGTGATCGTGGCGCAGGCGCGCTCGATCGCCCTGGACCTGCTGCAGGCCACCGGGCTGCCCCGGCAGGAGGCCCTCGCGGCGATGCGCGGCGACCAGGACGAGGACTGA
- a CDS encoding aspartate/glutamate racemase family protein, which translates to MASPRILVINPNTTAAMTDSIGACAAAAASPGTTVTAVTPAMGPASIESHYDEALAVPGMLAEIARAEADGSADGYVIACFGDPGLDAARELARGPVVGIAEAAMRTAAYLGRGFSVVTTLDRTRGRAEDLAAHYGLARFCRRVRACEIGVLALEEPGAREVVLAECRRAVTEDGSDAVVLGCAGMAELCAEISAEIGVPVVDGVAAATRTVETLVALGLRTGDRGEFARPPAKPYTGLLRDFQVAPRIIS; encoded by the coding sequence ATGGCGTCCCCGCGGATCCTCGTGATCAACCCGAACACCACCGCCGCGATGACCGACTCGATCGGAGCCTGTGCCGCGGCCGCTGCGAGCCCGGGCACCACCGTCACCGCCGTGACGCCTGCGATGGGGCCCGCCTCGATCGAGAGCCACTACGACGAGGCGCTCGCCGTGCCCGGCATGCTCGCCGAGATCGCCCGCGCCGAGGCGGACGGATCCGCCGACGGCTACGTGATCGCCTGCTTCGGCGACCCCGGGCTCGACGCCGCGCGCGAGCTGGCCCGCGGACCGGTGGTCGGGATCGCCGAGGCCGCGATGCGCACCGCCGCCTACCTGGGGCGCGGGTTCAGCGTGGTCACCACCCTCGACCGCACCCGGGGACGCGCCGAGGACCTCGCCGCCCACTACGGGCTCGCCCGCTTCTGCCGCCGTGTACGGGCGTGCGAGATCGGCGTGCTCGCCCTCGAGGAGCCCGGCGCGCGGGAGGTGGTGCTCGCCGAGTGCAGGCGGGCCGTCACCGAGGACGGCTCGGACGCCGTGGTGCTGGGCTGCGCGGGCATGGCGGAGCTGTGCGCGGAGATCAGCGCGGAGATCGGCGTGCCCGTGGTGGACGGGGTGGCGGCCGCCACCCGGACCGTGGAGACGCTGGTGGCGCTGGGTCTGCGCACCGGCGACCGCGGTGAGTTCGCCCGTCCGCCTGCCAAGCCGTACACCGGGTTGCTGCGCGATTTCCAGGTCGCGCCGCGAATTATAAGTTGA